Part of the Mangifera indica cultivar Alphonso chromosome 4, CATAS_Mindica_2.1, whole genome shotgun sequence genome, CACAGCTCAATCACAGAGTAATAGTATTTATATAGAGGTGCCTTCAACTCTCAATTTGGAGGGGCCTGTGGCACCAGCAGAGTCATCGCATCTACTCAAAGACGAGACAACAGCAGAGAAAGTGTCACCTTATCCATGTCTCACCCAAGTTGACTCCAGCCAAGTTACTAGGCATAAGAAGAAGCCTAAGTTCCTTCGATAAATGTTACTAATGATCAAGATGTTGAATGTTGGTACTTCTTGTTCCAAGAACCTTGTGAAGATGAAAAAATCTTCATTAAGGAAtgaaattttcaagatttttaacAAGAGGGTTATTTCTCATGATAGCTTTGCGAGTTGAAATCAACGCAAAAACCAGGAAATGAACACAgataaatcaaactataaaatattgaaattacacAATTAAATGCACACATatttaaaaccaaaacaacaacaaaacaatAGTAAAACTTAGCCTTCAATATCCAAAGCaatataatcataatcataTTGTGCCTTTAAGCCAAGATGTGTCATAATAAGACAAACATGTGTAAGGAGCTCTCCACCTTTGGCCAACTGTTGCCCATGCTCTCTCCATCCGCAATGGATTGCAGCATACCccaacatttctacccacacTTCACATATCATCTCCCATTTCTTTTCAAAACTCCAACCGTTTGATTCCACGTTTTGCAAACTCCTAAACAGACTCCTTGCACTAGATAACACTGTCTTGTATCGAGGATCGATGACATGTGCAGGCTGTTGAGGTTCTTCTTCAAACAACGGCCTCAAAATTTCACTTCTTGTTTTGGTGGTGTCTTTTGGGTCTAACTTGAGCTCTCGCATCACCTCATCACATGCATTTCTATACCTCAGCTCGCCATTCCCACTTGACATCATAGTTGGGCAAAAAACTAGAAGATACAGCATATAATTTGATAAGCATCTGCTAGTTTTGCAGTTTATTGAATTGAGATCAGCTTCTCCATGTTTAGTGGAATCATCGTAGTAGCAAAGATCAGTAGCGATGTGCCAAGCAAGAATGCTTTTGTCGAAGTCACATTGAGAAGTATACCAATTACCTTCTTCATCGAGATTGTTCTTTTTGATCACATGATCGCCTCTTCGagccaatattttcttttctgaatCGCGCAAACGAGGATCTGTGGGCAAATTATCTTCATGAGCGTTTATTATCCCTCTGTAGATAATTTCTTGCAAATCAGGATTCACATCTTCCCAAGTCAAATACTGGAACTTCTCCAACCAATTAAGGATGCCAAGTAACTTCTCAGCACGATTGAGATATCTATACATGGTCGAAATGTCTTTGATGCAAAAATTTAGCAAATTGAATTGCCTCATAGACATTGACCATCTCTTTTGATTTGCCgataaaaatgaaggaaaaggaATTCTAGCTACATATTTGTAAGTCTTTGCCTTCATGGAAAAACTCAAAACTATCAGTTTTGCCCAATCATTGAAAGAATAGTGCACGAATCCGAAAATCTCCATAACAAAAGCCCCAAGTATAAGGCAGTAAGTGATGCAGATGTCCGTCAAATAATATGGGTAAGAGTTGATATGAATAAGGATTGAAAAGACAACTAAAGTTGTAACGATGGAAAGAAAATTGAAGTAATGGAGAAACAGGCCTAATCGATGATAAACAATGATCAACTTGGTGAACAGAAAATCGTACATGAATCCAAGCTCAATTGCTACCAGATTGAAGGCTTCTTTTGCTGGCTTTTTATAAAAGTATGGGATGGTCTTTTGTGCTTCCCCTTTAGAGAGCATTAAGCCTGTAAATAAACGTGAAaatcttttaaacaaaaaatgagcATCAAGGAGTTCATGTTTACCCTCTTTTTGTTCTTGATTTTCGATATCTTGGTGGAGTCCAGCTTGCATACAGAATTTAACAATACCAGGGCTAGGATCCACCATTGCAAGCAAGGTATCTCTTAATCTCTCGGTGCTGGAAGACCAAAACACCCAAGTTCTTTCTCCATATTTAATGAATCCAACAATAATCACCGGAATGGAAAGAAATGTGAGGGCATTGATATTACTCCAGGATTGTACGTAGACATAAATTGTCACTCCAAGTTGAACAACGAATTGAAGAAAGTGTCGTAGCCACAGCTCATTATCTTCTAAAGAGTAAGCTGTTATGGCGTCTGGGCCACCGAGGTGAAACAGAAGGAACGGAGCCCAGAATTCCTGGAGTTCATGGCTTGCGGTTGGAGAACTATTTTCGCAATTTCCTTGGACGTTGGTGGCGAGGTTTCCCAAGGCAACAGTTGCCACCCAATCTGCTGCTAAATATGATGACCAAACAAGAATCTTAATCCAGCTTCTTGCTATGTATTTTCTTCGAGAGCCAAAGAAGTTGAGGATGATTTGTAAAGAAAGGCTTATTAAAACCAACACCCGAATTTCCCATGCACTCCAAAGTTTTCTTACCATTTCAGTAAAAAGTTGCTTGTTCATCTTCAATATATACTTTCCTTCGCAGATAAAACTGCAAGTAACtgaaaaaaagtatatataatatgaatatataatgaCAATTCTacaacttattaaaaaaaaatatgttcatGAATTTCAAGAATATTAAATATTCTAGCAAATGGgatatgcatttcttttaatttttttataataaactaaaatactaataagataaatttatgaTACTATTGCCCAACATGCGAGAGAGTTTCACTAGTCAAAATGTAGCTCCACGGAGAGTTATGTGGCAAGCTTATGGAGGGAATTTTTAAGACTTACCGAGATCAGCTTTGGAGACTAGCCACGGGAAGAGCAAGCTCTGGAAGTGAGCTCGGGAGCACGCCGGCACGAAGCTATCTGTAATGAAAATAATTCTTCCACATGTATTGAAAAAGTTGTTGTGAAAagacagaaaaagaaatttacaGTAAAtgattggccaaaggacttactcCCACTCAAATTATGTTGTTTAACAAGTTTTTACCTTTAAACTTTTCCTATAGGTGGTTGAGTTGGTtagttttagtaaaattattattttatatttaatattaaaaataaatttaaatttgatttcatttttctctcgatctaagtttttaaaaattacattatccccctagggtttctagtttttcaaattaattttttccgATGACGAAGAGATTTCTCCAGCAAGTTCTCCTTCCAATGCATCCTCATTCCAACACTGTACAACGTCGTCATCGTCAAAGAATGAAGACAACTCGTTTTTGTCTCTAACGAAGATAAACCATCTTTGTCCAAAGACGACGATGAGGTCTTCGTCAACAAAGAGTTTTTGTTACAATGACATTGTATAGCATCGAAAGGAGGACTTTCCGAAGAAAAAGAGATGTTGCTTAGAGATTGTCACAGAAGTCTCTTTGTCgttgaaaaaattgaatctgaaaaattgaaaaccctaaaaggaaaatgctatttttgaaaacataagttgaaaaaaaaatattagtttttagattttagggaaaataataatataactaatagatTTAGCTAATTTTAATTACCCataagtgggtaaatgagattttcaaatttaaggagtaaaaacttaagaaaacaatatactttaggtgagaataagtcctttggcctaaataattGCCTAAACTAAAGTGTatgacaaataaacaaaatcattgTAGAATCAATCACCCAATGGCCTTTTTTGAATTTGGGTGATTTTGGGTGTGAATGTCGGTGGGAATTGTCTAAGTCCTTAACAACCTCTCTCAAGCTATTGTGTGAAGGGGAATACAAACATACAATCAAGTTTGCCTTATTGACGATTCCCAAATCAGTGACGCACACGCCTCTCTCAAGCCAAATGCATGCAAAAGTATGTGAAAATTAGTCAAGCTAAAGTCTTGTTAAATATGTTAGCAAGTTATTTGTGAGGATACATTTGGAGTAAATTAAGTAATTGATGAAAACCAAATTTGAAACATGTGGATTGATGCATTATTGTCACATGGTAAATCAATAGATGGAggaattttgattaatatgtcaTTAAGTAAATACACTAAACAAACAATCCCCTTAGTAGTTTTGGTCATAATGCTATATTTGACTTCAATAGAAGATATGAACACTGTAAGTTGTTTTTTGGACCTCCTAGTTATGGGTTTGTGGCCAAGAAATGTGATGAATCTTGAAATTAAACTTCTTGGGAAAGGGCATGAATTCAAGTCAGCATCActataaactaaaaaaactcGACTATTGTTAGTTGGAAAAGAACATCTCCTGTTGAATTCTTGAGATAACATATCAAACTATATAGTTAGGTAAATTAGCATCTTGTTGGATACCCATTATGAGGGTGTCATATCATAGATATTGGATGGATCTTTCATTAGATCAGATTCTAATTGCAACTTTGTCTTGAAGAAACTTTTCTACtttataaattgtaaaattaaagtCACTTGTTAAGTTGTCTAAATCTCGTATTTGCTTTCACTACGGGTTTTGTATTGGAGAATTGTTTAGTctctattaatatatttgatcaCACTTCGAATCTTAACTTATGAGAGAACTTTTTGGCTGCACAACATTAATGATATCGATGTATGGAGTATTGGTGGAGTTGATATTTGGTGTTGGTGAGTTGTGACTATGTTGAGGGTGTGATAGGATTGAGAGAAAGTGAAATGCAAACAACTTGAGCAAGCAAAGGAAATTTTCCcataattaaaatctaaatagtTAGTATATCAATAATCATTTGTAATAAACTAAGAAggtaactatttttttataagtaattaattaaagagtTTCATCAGCGTGATAGAGATTATAGTATTCGaatctataattttatcttaaaagttttaatactttatcagttttattaacaattttttttttttgggaggtGACTAGTTTTGcccaataaaataaatcataaacatataattaactaattacTGAAGGGGTTTGAGTCGGTTGCCTCTTTAATCTTGGCATAAGTTTTTTCTACTGGTGATAGAATCATCACATATAGAATTGATTGTTATCTTTCTTAAAGAACAACTACCTAAACAAAAtgcaacataaatatataaagcaaaattcttggatttaaaactaaagtatataaatcatatttacaaataacataataattcaCTTACTTGGAAGAAGAAAGTGCAGCCAATTGGAGTAGTTGATATTATTGCAGCTATTGTCCAAAGGTAAGAGAAATTCAATTCAACTGATGCGACCTTTGAAGCCATCTTTGTTATGAAGATAGACATATAAGAAAGAGAGAGCTACAGAGAAGTGAACCAAAAGTGTAGCATGAATTATTTTAAGTAAAGAATTACTTGCTTGCTAGAGAGGATATGGAATCATAAAGATGAAATGTGAATTGATCCACCAATCactgtaattaaaaaattttaaattaaggaatAACTTCAGGAGTGGGGAACtctaaattagattttttattcaatattgaaataaattccTCCCTTTTTTGTTCACAATCCCAACATTTCTCAAATCTGAGATATTCCTAGAACCCCATGTTGTTTTCATCTtcaaaaatctcaatttatcaCAAATATCCATTGCATCAACTAGCACTGGCTTTCCTGGACCAAGATCTCTACTAGGGTATTCAAAAATTCCTCTGGGGGAATTGAAGTAGAGCAACATCAAGTTAAACAACTTaaccagagaaaaaaaaaaatcaagttaaacaCTTCAAAACACATTTTGTTCTTAGgtcaaatcactatttccacctaaagtttggtgaaatgatatatttacgttatgaagtttgaaaaaactaatttttcactCATTTATCGAAttcaattgttaattttatagaTCAAAGggtatttatattatcttttccAATATTATAATAGATATGTATTGTGGGATAtcaatgttatttaatatagtcttaatagtttgaaaatataatatagttttaataggttataatatgatatttacattTCTTATTTATAGTGTATTTTGTGGGtgtaattgttaaatttaaaactattaagaaACATATTGacattttcacaaattttattaacaccctttttattttcaaaaaattataatatacctTTGAACATATGATTATGCATAATTAACATCTCTATTGATATTTGTATCgataatcatttattatttttaattgaatattaatataaattagagtaTACAATTGGctaataaaatttgagagtaaaaatgttatttagcttAAGAGTTTTTCtgtcttttcaaaaattttaaaaattcaaacctgaTGGCTGGGAAAATAATTAGTTAACactttggcctaaaatttacTAGCTCACTCTCGGGGGTTATTTTTAGTCTATTACGAGAGCACAGATGCCCGGGCAGCCCAGTCCATTGCGTTATCTAATTTAACCGTTTTCTTCGGGTTTAATAACCCGACCCCAATTAATGTTTAATGGCCCAGATCAAACTCACCCCTTTTGGCTTCAAATCCTATTTTCCAGTGGGATCGAACAAACTCCAATAATTGTCACATAGCATGGCGGAGGCAGAAGCTACAGAAGAGAAAAGCCTGACAGTGGTGGAGGAAGCCGAAAGCGAGATGAAGGTGAGCAGGAAGGAGAAGAGAAAGCTGgcgaaaaagaagaagaggaaggagaagaGGGTGGAAATGGCggagaaggagagagaagaGGCAGAGGCGAGAACGTACGATCCCGAGGAGCAGAGAAAGCTGGAGATGATGGAGAAGGAAGAGGACGAGGAGAGACAGAGAGCTTTGAAGGAGtttgaagagagagagaggatcTGGCTTCAAGAAATGGAAAGGAAGAAGGAGGAGGAGAGACGGAGGAAGACGCGGAAGAAGAGGCCAAGAGAACTGCATGTGTGTTGAAGCAACATTGTCGGTACGTTATATACACTGAAAAAGTTGTTCTGAatggaataaaagaaaatattacaataaataattttttaaagggaAATCATATTAAACgtgtattttatctttttattaagcttatttcttttattcttctgTAAAAATATctactttttctatttttaaataaaaatatcttaatttttttaaaatattaaaattacccttcattACATCTATATCAACTCTTTCACTCTTACTCTTATTATAAacacttcttatatcacttaaacactcattttcattcttatattttactaaatatcaattattacgaGTTCATTCAgaaggaagaagttcgtatttttgaattctaataaaaaaaaatcaactcctgaaaaaaagtatttatatgaatcttaactcaaaacttaattttatttgttaaatctagtttgtatatCATATAAAGggggtatttaaatatttgataataatttaggagttaaataaaatgttaaaaaaatataaggagcattttgatattacacaatatataaaagatttaaataacatgttaagaataaataaatatattttgatacaagacaacatacaaaagtgttaaattaagttttaaataattatagagggttaaatgaaaaaatacgagtcgacatatcataaactaacaaatattgaaaaacgaaaatgaaatttgaaatctacagTAGAAATAACTTAGAATGTGAAAAACCGAAAATCTTAAAATGGTAGAAATTAGAAAACGGAagtgaaattcaaattgtatacgttaaaatgccctaaaatgtcaacaataaaaaattcgctcaaaaatctgaaa contains:
- the LOC123213595 gene encoding uncharacterized protein LOC123213595 — protein: MNKQLFTEMVRKLWSAWEIRVLVLISLSLQIILNFFGSRRKYIARSWIKILVWSSYLAADWVATVALGNLATNVQGNCENSSPTASHELQEFWAPFLLFHLGGPDAITAYSLEDNELWLRHFLQFVVQLGVTIYVYVQSWSNINALTFLSIPVIIVGFIKYGERTWVFWSSSTERLRDTLLAMVDPSPGIVKFCMQAGLHQDIENQEQKEGKHELLDAHFLFKRFSRLFTGLMLSKGEAQKTIPYFYKKPAKEAFNLVAIELGFMYDFLFTKLIIVYHRLGLFLHYFNFLSIVTTLVVFSILIHINSYPYYLTDICITYCLILGAFVMEIFGFVHYSFNDWAKLIVLSFSMKAKTYKYVARIPFPSFLSANQKRWSMSMRQFNLLNFCIKDISTMYRYLNRAEKLLGILNWLEKFQYLTWEDVNPDLQEIIYRGIINAHEDNLPTDPRLRDSEKKILARRGDHVIKKNNLDEEGNWYTSQCDFDKSILAWHIATDLCYYDDSTKHGEADLNSINCKTSRCLSNYMLYLLVFCPTMMSSGNGELRYRNACDEVMRELKLDPKDTTKTRSEILRPLFEEEPQQPAHVIDPRYKTVLSSARSLFRSLQNVESNGWSFEKKWEMICEVWVEMLGYAAIHCGWREHGQQLAKGGELLTHVCLIMTHLGLKAQYDYDYIALDIEG